tcgaGGTTAACACACTTTGTTGTGTGGttttcttcacctaaaagtAGCTGGCGATGACAAAAAAGTATTGACAACCTTCCATCTTTACAGCCAGAAAAGAGGCACCCTTTATCGTGACTAATAAGAGTCAATTCCTCTTCCCTATTTCTcgtttcaatttttctttcacaAGGAGTTCTAATCTAATAGACAAATTCCCATAAAAGAGAGTAGTTAAAAGTCTGGTCATTGGCCAcagaaaattttcccttttcatCAGCTGACAGAAAATATCTTGACCCAAATAAATCCATCCATGATTATGATCAGAATTAAGGGTCAGGTCAATTTTATATATGGAATTGATTGTAGACCTCAACTGAATCAGCATCTTTGTCTGGAGTAATAATAAACAGTGGGATCCAGTAGCAAATGAAGCAAGGATGCTACTTAATGCTAATCTCGTCCAATTATCCAGTCAATGACATTGATTGACGATTGGAACATCTACTAATGAGCACatgtttttccattttgaacAAATATTCATCGTGTTGTAGGAAAGCGTTCTACTAACTATCTTTGACAATAATTAGTAGTATCAATTTGTACATTAATATAAATTGGTTCCTGGAGCTTTTTCTTTTCGGGGGGTTTTCCCCCATCTTATAGGCAGCAATACTACTGCTGCTCTAAGAACGAGGCAAAATCCGTTCCATTTCAGCATTTTTTCCGTCTGTTTTGCAGGTACTGGATGTTTCATATCCTCTCCCCACGCTCCCCACGCTATCTGTCCTAGTCTACACATACTTAGGATGTATGCGAGTCGAGTCATAATCGAGTAGCTCGGTCAACGGCTTGGCTTGAACTCAGGTTGACCAagttcgagccgagtctcgagctactcgattgtcattcgagtcgagtttcgaaCCAATATTTTGAGGCTCGGTGCTTGTCGAGCTACTCGTCGAGTCGGGggtatttaaataatatatttataatttaaataatatctatgtattataattataaaatgaccattATGGGTATAAGTTTTACGAAATTTATAATAAACtcttttttataataaaatttcataatGGCAAAAAAGTAATAACATAATTGGTCGAATCGAGTCAAAAAGCTTGATTAGGCTCGATTTGATAAAACTTGATTAAAggtcgagccttatcgagtcgagttttgaggtGAAAGCGAGTTCCTCGAATCAAGTTTCAGGTATCGATTTTTTGTACTcggtcaagctcgagtcgagttcgagcctAGGTATATATGAgtcaagtcgagctcgagtatagcaatactcgagctcgacttggCTCGATTACATCCCTATACATACTCACACACTGGCAATCTCTGTTAGGTTGGGTACCAAGAAATTGACCAACAACAAGAATAATAGGGTTTTTACCGACTCAATAAAGAcaataacaaatcaaataaatgaaacagataaatacaagaaattttacGTGGGAAGTGACCTATGCCAACCCATCGGCCGAAAATGACCTATGCCAACCCAATACAAAAGAGGGTAACAAAAAGAGGATAGTAGATTTATTATAATAGAAAGATGAAAGAGACTACTATAACAGAGAGTACAAAAAGGAGAATACAAAACTTGGAAATAATTTCAAGACCCAAAAGGTACCTAAAACTGaaatacaaaatttaaaattgaaaatacaaaagagttTAAATTACACAAAATACTTAATGGTCCAAAGactcttttacttttttttttaagttattattattatttttttagtgtaagcgAGAGGATTCGAATCCGAGACCTCTTGCTTACACTCTCTCTCCCCGTACCatccaacccaacccaaccctccccctaaaGACTCTTAACTTGTTTTGCCTAATCAAAACATTTCTTAGATTGGAGCATGAGCCCCTCTAAACTTTTTTAGGCTAGTGCATACGGCACTTGGATTGGTACTTATAGCACAATTAAATTCATTTAAATCCATTATATTCGTAACCACTAGGAGAAGATAtttctttgtaaaatttttGCTGTAAGATACAAAAATAAACTCAACCATCTCCTCTCCACACACTCTCGCACATGGATGTCTATGGTAGCTACTGTTCGATCCTTGTACCGTACGAAAAGGTCGCTTGGACGGTTGGGAAGTTGACAACAAACACCATGCGAAATCAAGGCGCCACATGGTTCAGAGAGTTAGAACACATTATTGAATATGTTTTAAGGAAGGCCTTCTGGGAactttttttttgagcaaaatGTCCCAATGGTCCTTAAACTATtacaaaatttaacttttgaccctttaactattaattgataagttttagccctctaattaattaaaacatataATTCTAGTCCTTTTGTCAACTTGAACCGTTATGTTTAACAAAAATAGCTGGACATGCCAAACAATGGCCCTCAAATTATTATAAAGTTTAACTTTTGACCCTCCAACTATTAATTGATAAATTTTACCCCTTTaactaattaaaacatataATTCTAACCTTTTCGTCAATTTGAATCATCATGTCAAATAGAAATATCACCAAATGCGTGGTAAGGACATAATTGAGGAGTGTTTCATCTTCACAAGACATGTGCTAGGATAAATTTATTTACCCCATTTGACTCATAAATTAATTTACCAAATCTCCAATtgttaaatttgaccaaaatcaaTTGAAGTCTTGGTTCGCTTTCAAGTTTGAACTTTCTGGAtctctcaaataatcaattcTCTGGTGAGATTTCCCAAAACTTTACATCATTATATCTAAACCTTTTTAATTTATCAAATACGGGTTTGGCACATCCCAAATTCTTTATCAATAGATGTTTCTATTCGATATAACAACTCAAGTTGACGGAAAAGATAGAATTATACGTTTTAATTAGTTAGAAGGTTAGAACTTATCAGTTAATAATTAGAGAATCAAAAGTTAAACTTTGTAATAGTTTGAGGGCCACTAGCATTTCATGAATCCTTTATCTCTATTAAACATAATGACTTAAGTTGACGGAAGGGTTAAAATTATATGTTTTAATTAGATGGAGGGTTAAAACTTATCAATTAATAGTTTGAAgggtaaaagttgaatttcataaTAGTTTGAGAGTCATTGGGGCATtttgcccctttttttttaattcgtTTACCATCGGACTAGAAGAGTTCACTACACACCCGTCGGATTTGGAGAGCCATGCCTATGGTAATTAGTGGAAGGCAAGGTTCAAGGTTTgaacccttgcctcccaccccGTGGCCAACTCCTCTATTGGGATTTGGATTCTTGCTAGCGTTATTTGTGTAGAAAGTTTTCGGGggtaattatttctttttcctGTTATTAACCATGAACTTAAATAAAGTTCTGTTCTTTGCTCTTAATAAATTACTGTTATGTGTCTGCTCCAATATCATGGGATCTTTTTGCCAGGACTAAACCAGTTACACTAaagctttctttttttattctaTCTTTTCCGAATTTTTGAGATGATTTTACCGGGTCGTGAACTTCAGAGTTTGAGATATGAAATCGTCCACCATGCCGCTGCAGGTTGAATTATTCCCATGATACGTATTTATAACAAGGCAACATTCCAATCCTCATTTTCTGTTATGTGCTTTGGCTTAATGACATTATCATGCGTATGTCTCAAAATTGATGCATTCTTAACTTGAGAGGCCGCTTTAGGAAACATCTTCCTACTTAGCCGTGTAATTTGGGGCCAGAGTCgatctttttctcttgtttatgGTGATTTCTTGTTGATATAAGTTCTTATTTGCCTCACTTGCTAGTGCTCTTATTTTTTCTACTTTGCTGCATTGCTGGCTTGAAATTaaggctgcaaacgaatcgagtcgCTCACGATCGGATCGCGAGCGGCTCTAGCCtaaactcgactcgagctcaaaaatactaaatttattAGCTCGTGAGTCAACTCGACCTcgattatatatatgtgtatatttttttttattttttattttaataataaaattacatatatatcactaatagtttattatttggtaagaaaaattactattttatttcttttttaaaaataaaataattaattttttatttttttaatctcgAGCTTGAACTTGACATTTTGAACTCATCGAACTCGAGCTTTATAAAATTATGTTGAAACTCAACTCGATTATGCCGAAACTCGGCTCATTTGCACCCACCCTTACTTGAGATAATTTTACTACGTTTTGCCTATAGGTCTACAGTTTTGTTATGTTGCTCCAAATTTTACAATATGGTCACACTAATGCAACTTTAAGCCAGTTTTGAGGTTCTGTTCTACatttaaataaaaaagttgTTATCCTAGAAACTCAGCTTCTGAATTTCGTATGCAATGTCATGTAACTGTTGCTACTACTCccccatttttttttagtgGATTCTTAGCTTCTAGTAAACAttgcctttttttaaaaaaatgacttttttttctgttgttttattgggaattttatattattaactATCCATATGTATAAAATAATTACCTGAGAAACTACTACTCATTAACGTATTTTTAATTTCATAAAATTCTTTAACAagttaattttcaaataaaaaaaaatttaaaaccaaTTTCCGTGAAatttacttttgttatttgcaTGAGCGGCAATCACTAATATTTACAAAGGATCCCAACATTCGCAATTTATATGTGCGGCTATTGTGTAGAtccataaaattttattttcacccTTTTGAAGCatacaaatttttcaaaactgtCCTACGAATTACTAATAAATTGCCCcaacaatattttgaaaaaaattttatattagaAAGTAAAATTAATTAGCACTATAATAAGTGGCCCCAACCCATCCGTaaagtgtgtatatatatatattttttgtcatATGACCACGTGTGATATCGTGAATCACCAGACTAGTCCACACGTGTCCCACAACAACCTGTCCAACCCGTGTGGGGGTTGTTTCACCGGAGATTCGATTCTTAACATTGGTACTCATCTAACTAGGTTACTACCACTAGACCAAAGCCCCGAGGGTGATCCGTAAAATGTGTACTTCAGTGTATGGTTAATGGAAACCACATGTTCACTTGTATGTGAtgctaaaattttgtaaaacaaatgattttgtgCGAGCACAAGCCGGTAGTGTTGATAAGGAcagatcattttttttttcataaaaggtTGAAAAGGTTGTGTGTTCGAGTGGATGATCATGAGAATCCCTATAACGCGTGGTTTATGACTTTAAATTCTTAGTTGCGGAAGTTTTCGATCCCAATTCGATTGTTCAAATGAGACATATTGTCAAGTAAATTTCACTGACTCAAGTCACGTATAAAATCAAAAGAACTGTCACGGAACAAGATTAGTGAATTTGACGTGAGAGGGTCTTTTATGTCTTCGATTGAATTGCATTGTCCACGACTGCACATTTGAAGCTATGGTCCATGCTATGGTGGTGACTGGAACTAAATCCACTGAACTTTttattatccaaaaaaaaaaaattatgatgtTCGATGTTACGTGCCTTCTTGTTGGTTTCTCCTGTCGCTTTACATTATGGGGCCTGGTTTTAATTGAGGCAAACAATAATATGcggatcaaattatgtgaaaAAACAAGTTCATCATGATTACGACGACCAATATTTGTTTGCACCTATCAAGAAACTTGACACCATGGAATGTGATGGCAGCTTTACTGATTAGAAAGCTCCATTTTTAATCCCTGATGAAGCTATCTTCTAATAAAGgagaaaatataatttttttttatagaaaatgtAAAGAAACAAATAGTTGAAACGGTGAGTCAACGACCAAAAAATTTACTCATTTATACTTTTTTGTTTTAACCTTCATAGAATTCCTTAACCAATCTCTGTAAAAGTAAATCTTACAAATTACTGAGTCTGTCATCATTTGCATAGTACGTGGGCAAGTCCTTGTGTCGACTGATAATTATATGAATTGAGACCCGCAAAGAATGAGATCAAAGCTTAGACAAGACCAGATATTGTTCATGTGATTTCTCTAGTCTTCGAGAtattctccaagaaattccaggAAAACAACAGGGTAAAAAGGATCAAATACGGCcgcggaggaggaggaggattaGGAAAAATTCTCGATGCAAAGCCAAAGGGTGTGGCTCTTGGGATTCTGGGCAAGCCCATTTGTTCAGAGGGTGAAGTGGGCGCTCAAACTTAAGGGTGTTGAGTATGAATACATTGAAGAAGATCTATTCGACAAGAGCTCTTTGCTTTTGAAGTTAAATCCTGTTCAGAAATTGGTGCCTGTTCTTGTTCACAATCGAAAACCAATTTCAGAATCCATACTCATTCTTGAATATATTGATGAGGTCTGGAAACAGAACCCCTTGTTACCCCATGATCCTTATGAAAGAGCACAAGCACGTTTCTGGGCTAAATTTGCTGAAGAGAAGGTAATAAATTCTCCCTTGATCCTCGAATCTACCTTTAATTCATAGCACGGGCACGAAAACTAAAAATTGAGCATTTCTTATCACAACCCTTCGTCGTAGCAGAAGTTTTTACCAGTtctccacccaaaaaaaaaaaaaatttgttggcCTAGTTGAAGCAATTAGAGGAATCTCTTACTTTTGCAGCTCATGCTCTTATCTTCTCCCATGCTACTTTATAGCTAGGGGGGATGAAAGCGTTTTGCTGCATtagaaattgattttaaaaaaagggACTTGAGCTTCAATTGAAGCCTAATTTCGTATTGATGTTATGCATTATTCAGGTTCGAGAGTCTACATGGGATGCTTTATGTTCGAGAGGTGAAGAGCGTGAAAAAGCTGCAAAATCATCTATAGAGGCATTGGAGAAGTTTGAAGAGGAGCTGAAACTGAAAGGGACAAAGTTTCTTGGAGGGGAAACAATTGGATTCGTGGACCTTGTAGCAGGCTTTATTTCTTACCAACTGCCTGTTTTTGAGGAAGTTGGATCCATGAAAATCCTTGACTCATCAAAATTCCCAGCGACATTCGATTGGATCTACAATTTTCTCAACCATCCAGTGATCAAGGATGATTTGCCAGCAAAGGATCTGATGTTTGATTACTACGCAAAACGCAGTAAAGAAATATCTGATGAAAAAGATTCTTGCCGAAATGCTTAACAGACGCATCCCTGTTCTGGAGACGTTTTGCAGTGTTTCACTCGATAAAACTAGGCAGCTTTGTAGATGTATAAGGTACTTGTGTTGGACCTTTTTGTTGTCtgtccaaaataaaagaatctgTTGAAATCTGTATAGTGAAAGGGCTTATTAGCTGAGTTTTTTTCATCTGTGCTTCAAGAAACTGGTTGAACTGAGATATTTTTAACGAATGCAACTTCGGTACTGTAAAGGCTAAGTCTGaaatattcttttgatatttatttgcTATACTAATGAGGTGATAAGTAGTAATGCAAATAGCAGAAGACAGAGATTAATGTCAAAGTTACTGCCTAACACTCCACTGAAGCCTAAATCTGACTGCATGTTGCAGTAAAGCCCAAAACCATTCAAAACCAGTCTGTTGGCTGAGATCACTCGTTACCAAACGGAAGGAACATTTTTGCTAGTCTTCTATATAGAAACATTAACAAGTTAAAAGAATCATTTTTCACCATGTAAACTAATCTACAAAAAATGAGAAAGTACGTATTCGAAATTTTTCAAGTATCTGCAGTAGATTGAAAGTTAAAATAAtggaagaaaatagaaaaggtcaatgcaaagaaacaaaatccaaTTTGGATGGTGATTGACTAAGGCCCAGAATCAAGGCCATTTGTTCTTCATGTCACCAGTGTATTGCTTGCTTAAATTCAACCTGATGACTTGATCTTGCTCTTTTACAAGTTCATAGATACCAGGGTTATATTTTGCAACTTCCGAATTTCCCAAGTCTCTAACTCTAAAATGGAAGAAACTGGTGGGGTTAAAGCTCTTGGGATTCTGGGTAAGCCCATTTGTTCAAAGGGTGAAGTGGGCACTGAATTCAGTGTGAATACATAGAAGAAGATACATACAATAAGAGCTCTTTGCTGTTGAAGTTGAATCGTGTTCATGGAAGGGTTCCCGTTCTTGTTCACAATGGAAAACCAATTTCAGAATCCATAATCATTCTTGAATACATTGATGGGGTGTGGAAACAGACTCACCTGTTGCCTCAAGATCCTTGTGAAAGAGCCCAAGCACGCTTTTGGGCTAAATTTACTGAAGAGAAGgtattgacaatttattaatgaCTGGCTACTTGATCCTTAGATTAAGACAGTCAATAGAGCCGGGTCAGCCCGAACTTGATTCGTTCGGGCCAAAAATCCAATGAACCCAACCTTTCAATGAGTAGGTCTAAAATTGAACCTAAAAATTAGGTCCGAATTAAATATGAGGTGAGAGCCAAACTTGGGCCTTATTCGACTTAAATTCGATATAGACCTGACCTtttaattacctatatatatatataatgatatatataatattatattttgatagtatatataattatatatccaaatatattattactaaatactaaatatatacaaattataaaatacaaaaatacatcTGAAGACTCCTTTATTAactttcttgagagccaatattgATAATCCACAACTGaaactaatttttcttattggtttaataaatttttgtattgacacaatattggttgatttttttttttcttaaaacacaaaTCATCAAGCATATTTGGATTCAAATCATAAAGGTATGAGGAAGTTCCAATCGTTGAAGTTGTATTGGCTTATGACCCATGTTTTATTACCATTTTCCATGTATTTTGAACGAactaaatataaatattgttgaaaagtTCTTCGTTTATTTACTTTACAAGAACTGTTGCTTGTTTATGTTTAGTTTTAGTGTTATAATCTTGTGAATGTTAAATTAATTTTACAATGTAATAGTTATAgcaattatattaagaaaattgaggAGTAATAAGTGAGATTGAGCTAAACCCGAATAAGGATCAAAATTCGAATATTTTGTGAGTTGAGTATGATCTTCACATTTATTAATTCGAAACTCATGATCCGAAATTCGAAAGTGTTACAAATTAAATGGGTTGAATCTGAGCTTATGAAAGCCCAACTCATATAGCCCGATTGGCAGGCCTACCTTAGATGTGCCTTAAATTCTAAAGAGGGCATTTTCAATCCAATCCAATTATGACTTGCATTCCTTAAAGTCCAaattaaaaagtaaaaataacataaaatggTCAATGCCATACAATATCATAATTTTGATGTCGTCATGCATGATGTGTCTCCATAATAATAGTCAAATACGATGATCACAAACTTTAGCTCTTCCAACAAGACTATTAAATGCCAGTGCCCAAGCACGGTAAGACTACCAAGTCTAAATGGAAGAAAATCAGGGAGTGAAGCTCTTGGGATTTTGGGTGAGCCCATATGTTCTAAGAGTGAAGTGGGCACTGAAACTGAAGGGGATAGAGTATGAACACATTGAAGAAGACGTATTCAACAAGAGCCCTTTACTTTTGAAGCTGAATCCTGTTAAGGGACAAGTTCCTGTGCTAGTTCATGATGGAAAACCAATACCAGAGTCAATTGTAATCCTGGAATATATTGATGAAGTGTGGAAACATAGTCCTTTGTTGCCTCGAGATCCTTATGAAAGAGCCAATTCTCGTTTTTGGGCTAAATTTGCTGCAGAAAAGGTAATTAACCTTTTTGCTTGCTGTCTTGATGATCATTACCAGAATAACTTCCTTTGTGTGCAACTTAATtttcttgatgaaaatcattttcaaacttcgGCTAACTCTCTACCAATTTAATTTGCAACCTAAACTAACTTGCCACATGACAGATCACTGTAATAGCAGACTAGCTTATTAGTTGCCATAATCTGTATTAGTTCAATAATCGTGCCTTAGTATTTCATTTAAAGAGtctattgttgaacaattgtaTCCTAAGTTATGCTTCATCATTATGTCTTGTTAATGTAGCTTCAAGCATATGCATGGGAAGCTCTATGTTCAAGAGGTGAAGACCACGAAAGAGCCATAAAAGCATCTATGGAGGCCTTGGAGATGATGGAAAAGGAGCTAAATGGGAAAAAGTTTTTTGGAGGAGATAAAATTGGTTTTGTAGACCTTGTGGCTGGCTTCATTTCTTACCAACTCCCCGTGTACGAGGAAATTGTTTCGATGAAAATTCTTGACTCGTCAAAATTCCCAGCTATCACAAACTGGATCAATAATTTTCTCAACCACCCTCTGATTAAGGAAGAGTTGCCACCAAAGCATAAGATGcttgcttacttttccaaccGACGCAACGTTATACTGGTTCAGAATTCATCAAACAAGTGATCAAGAACTAAAACATGTAGGGAATGATAATTTTATGTCCTAATAATGTTTTCCTCTTGATCAGTATGTACAATGTgcatttttgctttcatttgccTTGGAAACTCTATGTTCTGATATATTGTATCTACTTGATAATCCACTATATACTACAATTTTcattcaaataatcaaataaagcatTAGTTCTTTTTCATTAAcagtttgttaatcatcaaaattagAATATTAAAGACAGAACTATCGACTACTGTCTTTTACTGTGATGAGCACATAATTTTCAggtaaaaggagaaaaagagcaTGAGATCAGTGTTGCATTCCAACCGAATTGCTGTGTCTTGAGTATTTGGGCACTTGAAATGCATCATTTTAAATATGATGGGCTAAAAAAAGGATGTTGTCCGGATGTAAGGAACCATTTGTGCAATTTTCCCTTTCAGGATTTTCTATCACTTCTCTTTCTACACTAGAATTTTACTCGTGCCTTAGCatggtctttttttttatttattgtggatttatacaaatataaataatttaaatacaaaaGTTAACAACAATTCTACATATTCATCTATAtcaactttaaaaaaattaatgaattttaaacattcaattatttactaattttaaaaaatttgtttacatACTTTTCACTATGATATGATAGTATACATCAAATCATGTACCCCATATCAAAAACTTGGTAGATATTCCttttttacaaatattcttttagataatttaaaattttataatgACCATAAATCTAGAAATATATATTCATatttaattaagtagaaaaaaatccagcaattcatttttcttcatcgaTAAATATTCAGTTTCCAACAATATTGATAAATTTGTCAGTGTAACAATTAATTCTCTTTTTTACactaaattaattcaaaattcaGGGAAGAAATGATAAACAATTTGAATGCTAATTAACGGTATGGTAGTGAAAGAAAGTAATTTGGGATATGTAAGGTTTCAATAATTGTGATTAAGGAAGTAATTTGGGATttgtaaaattttaataattgtgACTTGAGAAAAGTTTTGCTATAGTTCTatatgtaataatttgatagaaaacagaatcattaagataagattagttgttttttaaagttattttaaaattagagataatttttaaacatataatataatcCAAATAGAATTTAATATGGGTAAAAACCAAGTGGCCCCGAACCCGTTAATTCTCTTCAATTAGGCATGCCACATAGGAGTGAGAAACAACTCTGATTAAAAATAActactttcatatatatatatatatatatatatatatatatatatatatatatatatatatatatatatatatatagatggtTAGTGTTCATGTTCATGGCTTAATTTGTATGACATGTTATGAGTTAAGAAGTTCTCCTCTTATGCAATGAAAATTAGTAACTTTATTAGGCGTTTAGGACCCTGTTTGATGTTAATAAGAAATTTTGATGCAtctaagtctaaataatagaatgCTTAAGAAAATTAAGCATGGCTTAATTTGTAGAGGAATGTGAATGCTTA
This Coffea arabica cultivar ET-39 chromosome 3e, Coffea Arabica ET-39 HiFi, whole genome shotgun sequence DNA region includes the following protein-coding sequences:
- the LOC140004398 gene encoding uncharacterized protein, which translates into the protein MQSQRVWLLGFWASPFVQRVKWALKLKGVEYEYIEEDLFDKSSLLLKLNPVQKLVPVLVHNRKPISESILILEYIDEVWKQNPLLPHDPYERAQARFWAKFAEEKVRESTWDALCSRGEEREKAAKSSIEALEKFEEELKLKGTKFLGGETIGFVDLVAGFISYQLPVFEEVGSMKILDSSKFPATFDWIYNFLNHPVIKDDLPAKDLMFDYYAKRSKEISDEKDSCRNACEYIEEDTYNKSSLLLKLNRVHGRVPVLVHNGKPISESIIILEYIDGVWKQTHLLPQDPCERAQARFWAKFTEEKMEENQGVKLLGFWVSPYVLRVKWALKLKGIEYEHIEEDVFNKSPLLLKLNPVKGQVPVLVHDGKPIPESIVILEYIDEVWKHSPLLPRDPYERANSRFWAKFAAEKLQAYAWEALCSRGEDHERAIKASMEALEMMEKELNGKKFFGGDKIGFVDLVAGFISYQLPVYEEIVSMKILDSSKFPAITNWINNFLNHPLIKEELPPKHKMLAYFSNRRNVILVQNSSNK